The Methylomarinum sp. Ch1-1 genome contains the following window.
CTCCGCTGAGCGAAATGTTCGGCTATATCGGTGATTTACGCACGATGACTTCCGGTCGCGGACAATTCTCGATGGAATTCTCACACTACATGCCATGCCCTAAAAACGTGGCCGAAGAAGTGATCAAGGAAGTCCAAGAGCGCAACAAGAACAAGTAAAGAAACCTGGGCCTGCGCAAGCCGCGGGCCCGTCTTTTGCTTGCTTCTGATGGACAAAAAAAAAGCCCGCTGAACGATTGGTTCAGCGGGCTTTTTTACTGATTCGCTTTAATTAAGCTGCGTAGTTGGCGCTGGCAAAATCCCAATTAACCAGGTTCCAGAAGGCTTCCAGATATTTGGGTCTTGCATTACGATAATCGATGTAATAAGCATGCTCCCATACATCGCAGGTCAACAACGGCGTCTGTCCCTGCGTCAAAGGACAACCGGCGTTGCTGGTGCTGACCAATTCCAGACTACCGTTGGCATTTTTAACCAACCACGCCCAACCAGAACCAAAAGTCGTGACCGCGCATTTAGTGAATGCATCTTTGAACTCCTCGAAAGAACCGAAAGTTCTGTTAATCGCAGCGGCCAATTCACCGCTAGGCTCGCCTCCCCCATTCGGAGACAAGCTGTTCCAATAGAACGTGTGATTCCACACTTGCGCGGCATTGTTAAAAATACCGCCTGAAGATTTCTTGATGAT
Protein-coding sequences here:
- the sodB gene encoding superoxide dismutase [Fe], whose protein sequence is MTFELPALPFAKDALAPHISEETLEFHYGKHHQTYVTNLNNLVPGTEFEGLSLEEIIKKSSGGIFNNAAQVWNHTFYWNSLSPNGGGEPSGELAAAINRTFGSFEEFKDAFTKCAVTTFGSGWAWLVKNANGSLELVSTSNAGCPLTQGQTPLLTCDVWEHAYYIDYRNARPKYLEAFWNLVNWDFASANYAA